The stretch of DNA GGATGGACAGCAAACCGAGGTGGCAATCACCGAAGCTGTCGATGCGATCAAAGAACAGTTGGATGGAGGAAAAGCAGATGAGTGAAAGACAAAAGGCAGGTCTGCTGCGAACGAGTCATGCAGGCGAGACGGTGACTATCAAAGGATGGGTGCAGAAACGGCGTGATTTGGGCGGATTGATCTTTGCTGATATCCGGGACCGTTCCGGAATCGTGCAGGTCGTTTTCAATCCTGATGTATCGAAGGAAGCATTGGAAATCGCAGAGCAAATCCGTTCCGAATTCGTTGTCAGTGTGACAGGTGAAGTTGTGGAAAGGGAAGAAGCAACGAAGAACCCGAACATGGCGACTGGTGATATCGAAATCGCTGCCGGGGAGATAGTCATCCTGAATAAGGCGAAAAGTCCGGCATTCCAAATCGAGGATGAGGTGGATGCATCCGAGGATGTGCGTTTGAAGTACCGCTATCTTGATTTGCGCAGAAAGCCTCTTCAGGAAACATTCCGCCTTCGTCATCAGGCGACACAGGCTATCCGCAACTTCCTTAATGAAGAGGAATTTTATGAAATGGAAACACCGATGCTGACGAAAAGCACCCCGGAAGGAGCACGTGACTATCTTGTACCGAGCCGTGTGCATCCAGGGGAGTTCTACGCCCTTCCGCAGTCACCGCAGCTCTTCAAACAGCTGCTGATGATTTCGGGCTTCGAGAAATATTATCAGATTGCCCGCTGCTTCCGTGACGAAGACCTGCGTGCGGACCGTCAGCCTGAATTCACTCAAATCGACATCGAAACCAGCTTCATGTCCACAGAAGATATCATCGACATGACAGAGCGGATGATGCAACGTGTCATGAAAGAAGTGAAGGATGTGGATATTCAAGTGCCATTCCCGCGGCTGCCTTATGCAGAAGCAATGGAACGATTCGGCTCCGATAAGCCGGATACACGTTTCGGCCTTGAGCTTGTCGATGTGAGGGAAGCGGTGAAATCTGCTGAATTCAAAGTGTTCCAGGATGCCATCCAAAATGGCGGCCGTGTCAGCGCGATCAATGTAAAAGGCCAGGCTGCGAATTTCTCGCGCAAGGATATCGATGCCTTGACTGAATTTGTCAAAATTTACGGGGCAAAAGGACTTGCTTGGGTCAAGGTCGAGGAAGACGGCTCCTTGAAAGGACCGATTGCCAAATTCCTAGATGATTCCGTCCAAGGACAGTTGAAGGAAGTACTTTCCGCAGAAGCCGGGGATTTGCTTGTATTTGTTGCCGATAAGACGAAAGTGGTCTTCGATAGCCTGGGAGCATTGAGAAGCAAGCTTGGCCGCGATCTTGGTCTGATCGACGAATCGCTGTTCAACTTCCTTTGGGTGACGGATTGGCCGCTATTCGAATATGACGAAGAGGAAGGTCGCTATTACGCTGCCCATCACCCATTCACCATGCCGGCTGCGGCAGATATCGATAAGCTGGAAACAGATCCAGCCTCCGTCAAAGCGGAAGCATATGATATCGTCCTGAATGGTTATGAGCTTGGAGGCGGTTCTCAGCGTATTTACCAGATGGATCTGCAAAATCGGATGTTCGAGGTGCTGGGATTCACGAAGGAAGAAGCACAGGAGCAGTTCGGCTTCCTATTGGACGCCCTGGAATCCGGTGCGCCTCCACACGGCGGTATTGCATTGGGTTATGATCGTTTCATCATGCTTTTATCCGGCAGCACAAACCTTCGGGACACCATCTTGTTCCCGAAAACAGCGTCGGCGACGGATCCATTGACGGATGCGCCTGATCCAGTGAGCAAGAAGCAGCTTGATGAGCTTCACTTGGATATCCAGAAAAAAACGGCAGGACAGGAAGCGCAGTAGATAGACTTTCCAGTTGAAAACTCGTTCCATCCATGCTAATATAGTTGCATAGTCAAATAGCAATCCTGATGTGTACGTTCTTCATATGTTTTGACCGAACACGATGAAGTACGGGAGCCCGATCGTCTTCACGCGGCATGCAAGCCTCCATGGAGTGGACGCATAAAGTGTGAATCAGGGCACCCACCTGCCGAGAGCGGGTTCAAAACTTCAATAGGACGGCACGATCGGGATTGCTATTTTCCGTTAAAATGAACAAAGCAGCACACACCCTCCATGGGCATGTGCTGCTTTTTATTTAGCCACTTGTTCCAAGTTGCCGTTTTTGTCCATTCTGAAAGCAGGGGATGCGAAAGTGTCCTTATCATCAAAGATGACCATCTTCCGTGCCCGGTCCATGATTTGGATGAGCACTTGATAATCTTCTTTCATGGTTTTCAGCTGATTTTTCAGGCTTTCGCATTCTTCCTTGAGCTGCTCGTTTTCTTGACGGAGATGATGGCTCTCGGCTTCCAGATGATGAATGGTCTGCCGGTTCGTTTCACTAGTTTGATAACCTTGCTCCAATGTTTGGAGATAGCTGATGACTTGAGACAGGTTCAGCGCATCCGGCTGCTTGCCCGAGTCAGTGTCTGTTTTGGTATGTTCACCGACAATGAATGTTTCTTGTGCTATCTCCGCTTCGAATCGAGCGGTCTCTTCATCCATTGTAATCGGGAATGCTTGTTGTCTTTCAGCAGCGTTCATTACTGGCGTTTTTGGCTGCACTTGTGCAGAAGCTGTTTTTTGAGATCTTTGTTCTGCGCGCTTTTTTTCTTTTCGCTGGCGTTTGGCAATCGCAACGGCTTGTTCGTAACGGCTGCGGATTTCAGCATTCCAGCGGAAGCCGCAAGCTGCCGACGTGCGGTTCAGTTTGTCGCCGACTTCATCAAAAGCTTTCAGCTGTGTGCTGCCTTCCCGGATATGCCGCAGGACGGTCTCGGCCAGCAATAAGTCGTCTTCATGACTCCATGCGTCTTGTCTTACTTTAACCATTGGGACTAACACTCCATTTCTTATCTGTTAATCTACAAACATAGATAGTGATGAAAACTGTTAGCCCCATTGTTGCCGTTGAATGCCGGGTATATACATGCAACGTCATTTTCTTTTTGATACGCGTTCATAGACTTGTTTGAGTGCTTGTTCGAATTTGCCCGTGTCGATTGGCTCATAATATCGTCTGTTCTTCAATAAATCAGGCAGGTACTGCTGTTCCACCCATGCTCCTGGATAATCATGGGGGTATCGATAGCCGACACCGCGTCCAAGATGCTTTGCACCTTGATAATGGGCATCCTTCAAGTGCGCGGGTACTTCGCCGACCTTGCCGGAACGGATATCCGACAGGGCGGCATTGATGCCTTTATATGCGCTGTTCGATTTCGGGGATAGACAAAGCTCTACGATGGCATTCGCCAAAGGAATGCGAGCTTCCGGAAAGCCGACTCGTTCAGCGGCTTCCACAGCAGCCAATGTCCGCGGCCCTGCTTGCGGGTTAGCCAGACCGATATCTTCATAGGCACACACGATCATCCGGCGTCCGATGCTATCCAGGTCGCCGGCTTCAATCAAACGCGCCAGATAATGCAGGGCTGCATTCACGTCGCTGCCGCGTATCGACTTCTGAAATGCACTCAGCACGTCATAATGGGCATCCCCATCTTTATCATGGGAAAAGCTCTTTTTTTGCATGCAGGCTTCTGCCACTCCCAAATCGATCTGGACAATATCATCCTTTGCTGGCGTGGAATAAGCAGCAAGCTCCAAACCGTTCAGCGCTGCCCGCAAATCCCCGCCTGATGCACTTGCGAAATGATCCAGTGCCTCAGTCGTGATGTCGAGCTGCATGCCGCCCAGCCCTTGGCCGGGATCGAGCACCGCTCGCTGGAGCGCTTCTTTTACATCGGAAGGTTCCAGGCTGTGAAGCTCGAACAAATGACATCGGCTCCGGATCGCCGGATTTATAGAATGATAGGGATTGCTTGTCGTACAGCCGATCAAGGTAATCAAATTACTCTCGACATGGGGCAGGAGGAAGTCCTGCTTTGCTTTGTCCAGTCGATGGACCTCATCCAGTATAAGGACAAGCTGACCGCTCATCTTCGCTTCTTCCACGGCGATTTCCATGTCCTTTTTCTTATCCACCACTGCATTCAGCAGCTTGTACCGGATTTGGACGCTGGAGGCAAGCGCAATTGCCATCGACGTTTTTCCTGTGCCCGGCGGACCGTACAGGATCATCGAGCTCAATCGGTCTGCCTCCACCATCCGGCGGATCATCTTGCCTTCCCCGACGAGATGCTTCTGTCCGATGATTTGGCTGATATCCTTTGGCCGCATACGGTATGCTAATGGTTGTCTGACCATAATAATTCCTCCATCCTGTTTCTGCTTGTCTTAGCGTATCCAGCCATCGGGGAAAATGCAAGCCACTTGCTATCCATGTTATAATATTTTCTGGTATAATAATCGTTATTGTTTTGGAAACCGAACATTACAGAGGCAGTTATGAGGAGTTTTAAGAGATGAAGATATCGACTAAAGGACGATATGGATTGACTATCATGATCGCATTGGGAAAGCATTATGGAGAAGGACCAGTCTCTTTGAAGACCATTGCGACAGAAAATAAATTGTCCGAGCATTATTTGGAGCAGCTTGCTGCACCCCTGCGTAATGCCTGTCTGGTGAAAAGCATACGCGGCGCCAAGGGCGGCTATATGCTGGCATCGCCGCCGTCGGATATCACGGCCGGTGATATCATCCGGACGCTCGAGGGGCCGATTACGCCAGTCGAGGGGATCGAAGAAGAGGAGCCGGCGAAGCAGCAGCTTTGGCTGCGCATCAGGGATGCAGTGAGGGACGTATTGGATACGACGACTTTAGAGGATCTTTGCCGTCATGGGGATGACGAAAACAAAGATCCATATATGTTCTATATTTAATGGAGGCAAGCAGTTATGAAACCAATCTATCTTGATCACGCGGCAACATCACCGATGCATCCAGACGTCATCCAGGCCATGATCCCGGTGATGGAGGGCACATTCGGCAACCCATCCAGTGTCCATGCATTCGGCAGGGAAGCACGTCACATCGTGGATGTAGCGCGTGAGAAGGTTGCAGCAAGCATTGGTGCAACGGATAAACAGATCATCTTCACAAGTGGAGGCACCGAAGCGGATAATATGGCACTTATCGGTGTGGCGAACGCCTGCCGTGAACAAGGCAAGCATATTATTACAACTGCAATCGAGCATCATGCTACACTACATGCAGCCAACTATCTGGAAAGCCAAGGCTTCGAGGTTACGTATTTGCCGGCAGATGCATCGGGAGCGATCAAGCTGGCCGACCTGCAAGCGGCACTGCGTCCGGACACGATACTTGTATCCGTGATGATGATCAATAATGAAACAGGTGTCATGCAGCCGATTCAGGCGATCGGTGACTTGCTGCAATCACACCCTGCCTATTTCCATACAGATGCGGTCCAAGCCTATGGCACGGAAGAGATCGATGTCGATGCATTGGGTGTTGATCTTTTAAGCATGTCTGCTCATAAGATCAATGGTCCTAAAGGAATCGGAGCTTTGTATGTGAGGGATGGGGTGCGCATCAAACCGATCACCTATGGCGGTGAGCAGGAGCGCAAACGCCGGGCAGGTACAGAGAATGTCGCTTCCATTGCGGGCTTCGGCAAGGCTGCCGAATTGGCTGTGCAAAAGCGGGCAGAAAGAAGGGCTTCTTATCAGCAGCTTCAGGATGCGTTCGTTTCCGAGCTTCAGCTTGCAGGTATCGATTTTTCGATCAATGGCGGGGCATCTCAGCGATCTGCTGGGATAGTCAACATCAGTTTTCCGGGAACGAATGTCGAGTCTTTGCTGATGAATTTCGATTTGTCCGGTGTGACGGCATCCAGCGGCAGTGCCTGCACAGCAGGTTCTGTTGATCCATCGCATGTCTTGAAGACGATGTACGGCGAGGATGAGCGTGTCACGAACAGTATCCGCTTCAGCTTCGGATACGGCAATACAGTTGAATCTGTCGCAGAGGCTGCCCAGACAGTCGCTGCTATCATAAAACGTCTGACAAAAGGAAAGGAGTGACAAATGATGAAAGAAAACAAAGATATCCGGGTCGTCGTCGGTATGAGCGGCGGTGTCGATTCTTCCGTTGCAGCCCTATTGCTAAAACAGCAAGGCTATGACGTAGTCGGCATCTTCATGAAAAACTGGGATGATACGGATGAGAATGGCTTCTGTACCGCTACAGAAGATTTCGAAGATGTTAAAAAAGTTGCCAATCAAATCGGTATTCCATACTACGGGGTGAACTTCGAAAAGCAGTACTGGGACAAAGTATTCACCTACTTCCTCGATGAATACAAAGCCGGGCGCACCCCGAATCCCGATGTGATGTGCAATAAAGAAATCAAATTCAAAGCTTTCATGGATCACGCCATGTCCCTCGGAGCCGACTATTTGGCAACGGGACATTATGCACAAGTCGAAAAGCGTGACGGCAAGACGGTCATGCTTCGCGGCTTGGATGAAAACAAGGATCAAACGTATTTCTTGAACCAATTGACGGAATCCACTCTTTCCAAGGTCATGTTCCCGCTTGGCGGCATGGATAAGAAAGAAGTGCGCCGCATTGCAGCAGAGCATAATCTGGCTACTGCAACGAAAAAGGATTCCACTGGTATCTGCTTCATCGGGGAGCGCAACTTCAAGAGCTTCCTGAGTGAATACCTGCCGGCACAGCCAGGTGTCATGTCCACATTGGACGGTGTCGTGAAAGGGAAGCATGACGGTCTTATGTACTATACGATCGGGCAGCGCCAAGGCCTTGGAATCGGCGGGGAAGGCGAACCATGGTTCGTTGTCGGGAAAAACCTGAAAGAAAACATCCTGTACGTGGAACAAGGTTTCAATCATGATAGTCTGTTTTCCGATGCACTGATCGCCAGTGATGTCAGCTGGGTTTCTGAAACAGAGCTGGCTGAGCCGATTACGGTGACAGCCAAATTCCGTTACCGTCAAAAAGACAGCAAAGTGACGGTGACACCGGTCGGAGACAGGAAAGTGCGTGTCGATTTCCATGAGCCGCAGCGTGCGATCACACCTGGACAAGCAGTCGTTTTCTATGATGGCGATGTATGTCTTGGCGGCGGAACGATCGATGATATCATCAAGAACGAACAACAGCTTGAATACGTTGGTTAAAGCAGAAACCCTTGTCTTATGGCAAGGGTTTCCCTTACATAGAGGAGTGGAACAATGGATCATATCAAATTAGGAATCGAGGCTTTGCAGCAGCAGGATCTCGAGGGTGCTGCCAAGCATTTCAATGCAGCGATAGAGGAACGGCCCAACGATCCTGTCGGCTATATCAATTTTGGCAATCTGCTGATGCGGATGAATGAACTGGAGAAGGCAGAGCGATTTTTCCAGCGTGCCATCGAATTGGATGAAAAAGCTGCAACAGCCTATTACGGGCTGGGAAGTTTGTATTATACTGGTGAGATGTACGAAAAAGCGATCCAGCAGCTGATGGAAGCAGTGAAGCTTGGGTTGGATGAAGGAGATGTCCATTATTTGCTGGGTATGTCCCTGCAGCAGACTGGCAAGGAGAAACTGGCATTGCCTTATCTCCAGCGAGCGGCGGAGCTCGAAGAACGGGATGCTGCCATCGTCTTTCAATATGGTTTGGCACTGGCGAACGGAGGAGAGGTCGATACCGCTCAAAAAGTTTTGCTCGATCTGCTGGAATGGAGTCCGAACCACAGTGATGCCCTTTATAATGTAGGGGTTGCTTATTTGTATCAGCAGCAGCTTGAAAAAGCACTTGAATACATGGAAAAAGCGCTGCAAGCGCAGCCGGACCATGAGATGGCCATGCATGGCAAGGCACAGATTGAATTGATCATGGAGCAAATCGAGAACGAAGAGTAAGGAGCACAGGCGCATGGAATATGGGGAGACGGCTGAAAGCCCTAGAGGCTTTGTGAAAGGTGAATTATTGCATACGATTTTTCGCAAAGAGGAAGAGCAATTTTCCATCGTCCGCATCAAGGTATTGGAAACCAATGAGACGTTCGATGAGAAGGATATCGTCGTCAAAGGATACATTGGTGAACTGGACCAAGGCGAGCCTTATTTGTTTTATGGTTCGATGGTCCATCATAAACGCTTTGGTGAACAATATGAAGTGACGGAATACAAGCGGTATGTACCAGAAACGAAGGATGGACTGATTCAGTACCTTTCCAGTGACTTGTTCTATGGAATCGGAAAGCGGATTGCCGAGCGTATTGTAGCGAAGCTGGGCGAGAATGCAATAGCGGATATTCTGTCCAATGCTGATTTACTGGATGGCATCCAAGGGCTGAACGATGAGAAGAAGGAAAGATTCCTTCATGATCTTCGTACCCATCAAGGCTTTGACCATGTGATGGTGCATCTGTCCAAATATGGCATAGGTTTGAAGCTGGCACAGAAGATCTATAAAGTGTATCGTGATGAGGCCATTCAAGTATTGGAGAAGGACCCATATCAATATGTATTCGATATCGAAGGATTCGGGTTCCATCGAGCGGATGAAGCTGCCCGTAAGAATAACCTCCCGATGGACCATGGCAGCAGGCTGCAGGCAGCCTGTCTGATGGTGCTGCAAGACAGCATGCAGGCGGGTCATGTTTATTTGCCGAACGAAGAGGTGCTGAAACAGGCAGCTGTCTTATTGCGCAGTGCCCAATACGGTATTAGTGCGGACCAGATCGAAGAACAGCTGGGCGTACTGCATGCTCAGAAAAAAGTTGTCAAAGAAGAGGAGCGGATCTATCATCCGATGCTTTACTTCGCTGAAACTGGATTCTGCAAGCATTTGCAGCGTTTGAATGAACAAGGCACCCAAACGGAGATCGTGCAAGCAGAACTGCTCAAGATCATCGGGAAGCTCGAGGAAAAAGAGACGATCAGCTACGGGAAAGAGCAGTTCGAGGCAATCGAGCAAGCATTGCAATCCAAGGTGATGATCCTGACCGGAGGACCGGGAACCGGTAAGACGACGGTCATCAAAGGTTTCATCAAAGCATATGCGGAAATACATGAGCTATCCCTTGATCCAAAGGACTATAAAGATAAGGATGAAAGGTATCCTTTCGTCTTGACGGCACCAACCGGAAGGGCCGCCAAACGGATGAGCGAATCGACAGGCATCCCTGCCAGCACCATCCACCGATTATTGGGATGGGATGGCACCGAATCCTTCGAGCGTGACGAAGATAATCCGCTTGCCGGGAAGCTGCTTATCGTCGATGAGTTTTCAATGGTCGATATTTGGCTGGCAAACCGATTGTTCAAAGCGATCCCGGATGATATGCAGGTGCTGCTTGTCGGGGATGAGGATCAATTGCCATCCGTCGGTCCTGGGCAGGTGCTTTCTGATTTGCTTCGTACCGAAGCTGTTCCGCGAGTGATGCTGAAGGATGTCTATCGACAAAAAGAAGGCTCGAAAATCATCACGATTGCCCATGCCATCAAAAATGGCACCTTGTCGCAGGACGAACTGGAAAAGGACAAAGATTTTAATTTCATCCCTTGCCGCGAGCATCAGGTAGTCGACGTCATCACTCAGATCGTTGGCCGTGCCGTCGAAAAAGGCTGGGATCTGCGCGATGTACAGCTGCTTGCCCCTATGTATCGTTCGCAGGCCGGTATCCATGCGTTGAACCGCCAGCTTCAGCAGCTTGTCAATCCAAAGGATAAGCAAAAACGGGAAATGGCAGCAAAAGACGTAATCTTCCGAAAAGGCGATAAGGTCATCCAGCTTGTCAATGACCCGGAAGAAGGTGTTTTCAATGGCGATATCGGGGAAGTGGTTGCCTTGTTCCGGGAGGAAGAGAATGTCGAGCAAAAGGAGCAGCTTGTCGTTGCCTTCGATGAAAAAGAAGTCGTCTATGAGAGCAAGGATTTATCTAATTTGATGCATGCTTACTGCATCTCCATCCATAAATCCCAAGGGAGTGAATTTCCAATCGTCATCATGCCGGTCGTGCCGGGCTACCGCCGCATGCTCCGTAAAAATTTGCTGTATACCGGCATTACGAGGGCGCAGCGCTCCCTCATACTTGTCGGGGAGAAACAGGCGTTTTTGCAGGGGATCCAAACAGAGGATACGAATACGCGCTACACTTCTTTGGTGGAGCATCTTGGTTTCAGTGAAGCAGAAGGAGATGACATCGACCGGATGCTGCGGGAGGCCGAGGCTGAGCAAGAGGACATTTCCCCTTACGATTTCATGTAGTATATACAAGGAAATAATTGGACATTCTAACATGTAAAAAGGATTTGGAGTGATCCGGCATGTTGAAATGTCCGAATTGCGGCAGCAAGGATATCGGGAAAATCGGACCGGAGCAGTATTACTGCTGGGGCTGTTTTATCGAACTGTCCTATAAAGATGAGATGCTTTCATTGCATCAAGTCGAAGAAGATGGCTCATTGAGTTCCCTTGATGATTTGTTCACGGATGAGGAGCGGAAATGCGACGGCGCATCATTCTAGGAAAATGAAAGAAGCATCCCGCCTTTACCGTGTCCTCTTATGGATGGTGACGATCGTTGTCGCTTTGCTGCTATGCTTCCTGCTGATCAAGCTGTACCCTTTTTACCGTTCGTTTTTACTGTTCCTGGGCGGACTTTTCCTGCCTTTCATCGTCGCAGCTTTGATTGCTTATTTGCTGCATCCGGTGATTGATTTCCTTGCCGCGTGGCGTTTGCCGCGTTGGCTGTCGATCCTTATTATCTATACACTGTTTTTTGGCGTATCCGGTTTCCTGGTGTACAAAGGATTCCCGGTGCTGATCAGTCAGGTGAAAGAGTTCAGCCATAATCTGCCCGCGTTGATCCAGCGTTATGATCATTATGTCCGATTCTTATATGAACGGACGGCATTCTTGCCGGAAACGGTGCATGACCAGATGGATGCCGTGCTGCATGGCTTGGAGCAGCGTGCCGAAGGATTTTTGAAAAAACTTCTGCATGCTTGGAACAAGCTGCCGCAAGTGATCATCTTCCTGGTGGTTACACCGGTCATTGTCTTTTATATGCTGAAAGATACGGATAAAATCGGTCATGCAGGCCTTATGCTCCTGCCGCGCCGTTACCGCAGCAAGGTCAAGAGCTTGGTGCTGAGGATCGATAATAATCTGGGTCATTACATCAGGGGGGTACTGCTTGTCAGCTGCATCATCAGCCTTTTGACCTGGACTGCTTTCACACTGATCAAGCTGCCATATTCCCTGATACTGGCTTTGCTGGTCGGGACGACCAATATCATCCCTTATTTCGGTCCGATCATCGGAGCGGTGCCAGCTGTATTGGTAGGACTAACAATCAGTCCGAAAACAGCCCTGCTTGCTGGTATCACGGTGTTCATCATCCAATTGATCGAAGGGAACCTGCTTTCTCCTTTCATTGTCGGCAAAAGCATCCATATCCATCCGCTGCTGATCATTTTCGCCTTGCTTGTCGGCGGTGAACTAGGGGGTATTATCGGTATGATCGCTGCTGTGCCTGTCCTGACCATTTTGAAAGCATGCGTGGATACGGCAAAGGAGCCGGATGTTTGACAAAATCCGCTTTTTTCTCTATACTTACGCTTAGATTTATAGTGAAAAGCGATGAAGGTACCAGTACATGACGTCCTTTTATCAAGAGAAGAGATTCCTTGGCTGCGAGAATCTCCATAAAAGCGTGATGGAAAGCTATACCGGAGCTCTGAGTTAATCCTTATCGGATGCGCACCGTTATCTGCGCTTAAAGGTGATAGGCCGTTTTTTGGCTTATAATCAGGGTGGTACCGCGATCATACTCTCGTCCCTGCAAATGGCAGGCACGGGAGTTTTTTGTATGTTTACATAATAAAGGAGGCTTTTTCATGGAAAAATTAACGTCTGCTGAAGTAAGACAGAAATTCCTCGATTTCTTCAAGGAGAAAGGACACAGCATCGAGCCGAGTGCTTCATTGGTACCGGTCGATGATCCGTCCTTGCTA from Terribacillus sp. FSL K6-0262 encodes:
- a CDS encoding tetratricopeptide repeat protein, which gives rise to MDHIKLGIEALQQQDLEGAAKHFNAAIEERPNDPVGYINFGNLLMRMNELEKAERFFQRAIELDEKAATAYYGLGSLYYTGEMYEKAIQQLMEAVKLGLDEGDVHYLLGMSLQQTGKEKLALPYLQRAAELEERDAAIVFQYGLALANGGEVDTAQKVLLDLLEWSPNHSDALYNVGVAYLYQQQLEKALEYMEKALQAQPDHEMAMHGKAQIELIMEQIENEE
- the aspS gene encoding aspartate--tRNA ligase yields the protein MSERQKAGLLRTSHAGETVTIKGWVQKRRDLGGLIFADIRDRSGIVQVVFNPDVSKEALEIAEQIRSEFVVSVTGEVVEREEATKNPNMATGDIEIAAGEIVILNKAKSPAFQIEDEVDASEDVRLKYRYLDLRRKPLQETFRLRHQATQAIRNFLNEEEFYEMETPMLTKSTPEGARDYLVPSRVHPGEFYALPQSPQLFKQLLMISGFEKYYQIARCFRDEDLRADRQPEFTQIDIETSFMSTEDIIDMTERMMQRVMKEVKDVDIQVPFPRLPYAEAMERFGSDKPDTRFGLELVDVREAVKSAEFKVFQDAIQNGGRVSAINVKGQAANFSRKDIDALTEFVKIYGAKGLAWVKVEEDGSLKGPIAKFLDDSVQGQLKEVLSAEAGDLLVFVADKTKVVFDSLGALRSKLGRDLGLIDESLFNFLWVTDWPLFEYDEEEGRYYAAHHPFTMPAAADIDKLETDPASVKAEAYDIVLNGYELGGGSQRIYQMDLQNRMFEVLGFTKEEAQEQFGFLLDALESGAPPHGGIALGYDRFIMLLSGSTNLRDTILFPKTASATDPLTDAPDPVSKKQLDELHLDIQKKTAGQEAQ
- a CDS encoding Rrf2 family transcriptional regulator, which encodes MKISTKGRYGLTIMIALGKHYGEGPVSLKTIATENKLSEHYLEQLAAPLRNACLVKSIRGAKGGYMLASPPSDITAGDIIRTLEGPITPVEGIEEEEPAKQQLWLRIRDAVRDVLDTTTLEDLCRHGDDENKDPYMFYI
- a CDS encoding cysteine desulfurase family protein, with the protein product MKPIYLDHAATSPMHPDVIQAMIPVMEGTFGNPSSVHAFGREARHIVDVAREKVAASIGATDKQIIFTSGGTEADNMALIGVANACREQGKHIITTAIEHHATLHAANYLESQGFEVTYLPADASGAIKLADLQAALRPDTILVSVMMINNETGVMQPIQAIGDLLQSHPAYFHTDAVQAYGTEEIDVDALGVDLLSMSAHKINGPKGIGALYVRDGVRIKPITYGGEQERKRRAGTENVASIAGFGKAAELAVQKRAERRASYQQLQDAFVSELQLAGIDFSINGGASQRSAGIVNISFPGTNVESLLMNFDLSGVTASSGSACTAGSVDPSHVLKTMYGEDERVTNSIRFSFGYGNTVESVAEAAQTVAAIIKRLTKGKE
- the mnmA gene encoding tRNA 2-thiouridine(34) synthase MnmA, producing the protein MKENKDIRVVVGMSGGVDSSVAALLLKQQGYDVVGIFMKNWDDTDENGFCTATEDFEDVKKVANQIGIPYYGVNFEKQYWDKVFTYFLDEYKAGRTPNPDVMCNKEIKFKAFMDHAMSLGADYLATGHYAQVEKRDGKTVMLRGLDENKDQTYFLNQLTESTLSKVMFPLGGMDKKEVRRIAAEHNLATATKKDSTGICFIGERNFKSFLSEYLPAQPGVMSTLDGVVKGKHDGLMYYTIGQRQGLGIGGEGEPWFVVGKNLKENILYVEQGFNHDSLFSDALIASDVSWVSETELAEPITVTAKFRYRQKDSKVTVTPVGDRKVRVDFHEPQRAITPGQAVVFYDGDVCLGGGTIDDIIKNEQQLEYVG
- a CDS encoding ATP-dependent RecD-like DNA helicase, coding for MEYGETAESPRGFVKGELLHTIFRKEEEQFSIVRIKVLETNETFDEKDIVVKGYIGELDQGEPYLFYGSMVHHKRFGEQYEVTEYKRYVPETKDGLIQYLSSDLFYGIGKRIAERIVAKLGENAIADILSNADLLDGIQGLNDEKKERFLHDLRTHQGFDHVMVHLSKYGIGLKLAQKIYKVYRDEAIQVLEKDPYQYVFDIEGFGFHRADEAARKNNLPMDHGSRLQAACLMVLQDSMQAGHVYLPNEEVLKQAAVLLRSAQYGISADQIEEQLGVLHAQKKVVKEEERIYHPMLYFAETGFCKHLQRLNEQGTQTEIVQAELLKIIGKLEEKETISYGKEQFEAIEQALQSKVMILTGGPGTGKTTVIKGFIKAYAEIHELSLDPKDYKDKDERYPFVLTAPTGRAAKRMSESTGIPASTIHRLLGWDGTESFERDEDNPLAGKLLIVDEFSMVDIWLANRLFKAIPDDMQVLLVGDEDQLPSVGPGQVLSDLLRTEAVPRVMLKDVYRQKEGSKIITIAHAIKNGTLSQDELEKDKDFNFIPCREHQVVDVITQIVGRAVEKGWDLRDVQLLAPMYRSQAGIHALNRQLQQLVNPKDKQKREMAAKDVIFRKGDKVIQLVNDPEEGVFNGDIGEVVALFREEENVEQKEQLVVAFDEKEVVYESKDLSNLMHAYCISIHKSQGSEFPIVIMPVVPGYRRMLRKNLLYTGITRAQRSLILVGEKQAFLQGIQTEDTNTRYTSLVEHLGFSEAEGDDIDRMLREAEAEQEDISPYDFM
- a CDS encoding RsfA family transcriptional regulator, whose protein sequence is MVKVRQDAWSHEDDLLLAETVLRHIREGSTQLKAFDEVGDKLNRTSAACGFRWNAEIRSRYEQAVAIAKRQRKEKKRAEQRSQKTASAQVQPKTPVMNAAERQQAFPITMDEETARFEAEIAQETFIVGEHTKTDTDSGKQPDALNLSQVISYLQTLEQGYQTSETNRQTIHHLEAESHHLRQENEQLKEECESLKNQLKTMKEDYQVLIQIMDRARKMVIFDDKDTFASPAFRMDKNGNLEQVAK
- a CDS encoding replication-associated recombination protein A is translated as MVRQPLAYRMRPKDISQIIGQKHLVGEGKMIRRMVEADRLSSMILYGPPGTGKTSMAIALASSVQIRYKLLNAVVDKKKDMEIAVEEAKMSGQLVLILDEVHRLDKAKQDFLLPHVESNLITLIGCTTSNPYHSINPAIRSRCHLFELHSLEPSDVKEALQRAVLDPGQGLGGMQLDITTEALDHFASASGGDLRAALNGLELAAYSTPAKDDIVQIDLGVAEACMQKKSFSHDKDGDAHYDVLSAFQKSIRGSDVNAALHYLARLIEAGDLDSIGRRMIVCAYEDIGLANPQAGPRTLAAVEAAERVGFPEARIPLANAIVELCLSPKSNSAYKGINAALSDIRSGKVGEVPAHLKDAHYQGAKHLGRGVGYRYPHDYPGAWVEQQYLPDLLKNRRYYEPIDTGKFEQALKQVYERVSKRK